The proteins below come from a single Vanessa cardui chromosome 7, ilVanCard2.1, whole genome shotgun sequence genomic window:
- the LOC124530865 gene encoding protein PALS2 isoform X2, with the protein MPVETVKVVGLRKVPGQPLGLTVTTDEHGQLIVARILAGSAAAKQALLSVGDVLLEVDGVQINTEDQLKEAVSKPNDRVTLKVGPNLKEKNAQLTNKLSCYMRALFHYDPSEDTLLPCKEIGLEFKKGDILQVSDRRDPNWWQASHVEKPDVVGLVPSPELEERRKAYVPPEADFVHKISICGARISKKKKKFVYESRSSVQLEGAELALYEEVARTPPFLRRVLALVGTRGVGRRTLKNRLIQDQPDRFGAVVPHTSRPPRPLEENGMSYWFVSREEMERDAHAGRFLEYGEHNGHLYGTHLDSIRAVIKEGKMCILDCAPQSLKLLHNSSEFLPYVVMISAPGIEQLRNLTYASNRNLTFDRQSSIRYSSRRARTLESLASLYEEEDMKQTLEDSARIQRQYEKYIDLVLTNSNADTTHARLMDALHSLSTDHQWVPVTWIY; encoded by the exons ATGCCAGTGGAGACTGTTAAAGTTGTAGGGCTTAGAAAAGTACCTGGGCAACCATTGGGTTTAACG GTTACAACCGATGAACATGGTCAGTTGATAGTAGCTAGAATCCTAGCTGGCAGTGCTGCAGCAAAGCAAGCACTGCTCAGCGTAGGTGATGTGTTACTGGAGGTGGACGGAGTACAAATAAATACCGAAGACCAGCTGAAGGAAGCTGTTTCTAAGCCAAATGATAGAGTGACACTCAAAGTTGGCCCTAACCTCAAAGAAAAGAATGCTCaattaactaataaattaagT TGTTATATGAGAGCCTTATTTCATTATGATCCTTCTGAAGATACATTATTACCATGTAAGGAGATTGGATTAGAATTTAAGAAAGGTGATATATTACAA GTCTCAGATAGAAGAGATCCAAACTGGTGGCAGGCAAGCCATGTAGAAAAACCTGATGTAGTAGGTTTAGTCCCATCCCCCGAGTTAGAAGAGAGGCGAAAAGCTTATGTGCCACCTGAGGCTGATTTTGTTCACAAAATCAGTATATGTGGAGCAAGA ATATCgaaaaagaagaagaagttCGTGTACGAGTCGCGGTCGAGCGTGCAGCTGGAGGGCGCGGAGCTGGCGCTGTACGAGGAGGTGGCGCGCACGCCGCCCTTCCTGCGCCGCGTGCTCGCGCTCGTGGGCACGCGCGGCGTGGGCCGCCGCACGCTCAAGAACCGCCTCATACAGGACCAGCCCGACCGCTTCGGCGCCGTCGTGCCGC ACACGTCGCGTCCCCCGCGCCCGCTCGAAGAGAACGGCATGTCGTACTGGTTCGTGTCGCGCGAGGAGATGGAGCGCGACGCCCACGCCGGACGCTTCCTCGAATACGGCGAGCACAACGGACACCTGTATGGGACTCATTTAGACTCCATAAGAGCTGTTATTAAAGAAG GTAAAATGTGTATACTGGACTGCGCCCCGCAATCGCTCAAGCTCCTCCACAACAGTAGCGAGTTCCTGCCGTACGTCGTCATGATCTCGGCGCCGGGCATCGAGCAGTTGCGCAACCTCACATACGCCTCCAACCGCAACCTAACG TTCGATCGGCAGAGCTCCATCCGCTACAGCTCGAGGCGCGCGCGCACGCTGGAGTCGCTCGCGTCGCTCTACGAG GAAGAAGACATGAAACAGACTCTCGAAGACAGCGCGCGCATCCAGCGGCAGTACGAGAAGTACATCGACCTGGTGCTCACCAATAGCAACGCGGACACCACGCACGCGCGACTCATGGACGCGCTACACTCGCTGTCCACCGACCACCAGTGGGTGCCCGTCACCTGGATCTACTGA
- the LOC124531348 gene encoding uricase: MPWTSTNRIYAKPSNTSSGEAGPLVAMGAKAATTAAADTGGRFELSDHGYGKSSVKLLHVHRDGEYHVIREFEVSTELKLASESAYIVGDNKEVVATDSQKNTVYLLAKKYGIKTPEEFGAVVVNHFLYTYRQVVEAKCHIIEYPWERLQAGSPHNHAFVFAPTATRWCEVSQIRHEAVAVKSGLKGLRVLKTTQSAFVDFVQDEYTTLADAPERIFSTIVEAEWSYDNMKSADFDNAWLTVKDAILEKFAGPPDTGVYSPSVQHTLYQAEKTVLEKVSEITWIRMSMPNKHYLNIDVSKFPANVTKGDPHHYIYQPIDKPAGLIYAQLRRRPKSHL; the protein is encoded by the exons atgccgTGGACTAGCACGAACAG AATTTACGCGAAACCATCAAACACGAGTTCGGGTGAAGCCGGCCCGTTGGTTGCAATGGGAGCTAAAGCAGCCACTACGGCCGCCGCAGACACTGGCGGCCGCTTTGAACTCAGTGACCATGGATATGGGAAGAGTTCGGTTAAACTCTTGCACGTACACAGAGATGGAGAATACCATGTCATCAGGGAGTTTGAAGTGTCTACAGAATTAAAACTTGCATCCGAGTCCGCTTACATCGTAGGCGATAACAAAGAGGTCGTAGCTACTGATTCGCAAAAGAACACCGTTTATTTACTGGCCAAGAAGTATGGAATTAAGACTCCCGAGGAGTTTGGTGCGGTTGTAGTGAATCATTTTCTATATACGTACAGACAAGTCGTCGAAGCAAAGTGTCATATTATAGAATATCCCTGGGAAAGGCTGCAAGCGGGCAGTCCGCACAACCACGCATTCGTATTTGCCCCGACTGCAACCAGATGGTGCGAGGTCTCACAAATACGACACG AGGCTGTTGCTGTTAAGTCTGGATTGAAAGGTCTTCGTGTTTTGAAGACTACGCAGTCCGCCTTCGTTGATTTCGTTCAAGACGAGTATACGACGTTGGCTGATGCTCCTGAAAGAATATTTAG tACCATAGTGGAAGCAGAATGGTCATATGATAACATGAAATCAGCAGATTTCGACAATGCATGGTTGACCGTGAAAGATGCTATTTTAGAAAAATTCGCTGGCCCACCTGACACCGGCGTTTATTCGCCATCGGTACAGCACACTCTGTATCAAGCAGAAAAAACCGTCCTAGAAAAAGTTTCCGAG ATTACTTGGATTCGGATGTCTATGCCGAACAAGCACTATCTCAACATTGATGTTTCGAAGTTCCCCGCGAACGTGACCAAGGGCGATCCTCACCACTACATCTACCAGCCCATCGACAAGCCGGCGGGTCTCATCTACGCGCAACTTCGTAGACGTCCGAAAAGCCACTTGTGA
- the LOC124530865 gene encoding protein PALS2 isoform X1 yields MMVRRSGRYTVNWRGFRDFVSNKPPDDEIQEESQPEEDLSNHEVIFLKSIVESPDFARKYGAIDSEEDLIVKPVSLDNVNIIKSLSEYRGNNIRTIEQAELAILLSRVHFKALIDAHDQIGKIWLERGSGIDEKTLKEEQKDVAESLDLSPDQNGDMPVETVKVVGLRKVPGQPLGLTVTTDEHGQLIVARILAGSAAAKQALLSVGDVLLEVDGVQINTEDQLKEAVSKPNDRVTLKVGPNLKEKNAQLTNKLSCYMRALFHYDPSEDTLLPCKEIGLEFKKGDILQVSDRRDPNWWQASHVEKPDVVGLVPSPELEERRKAYVPPEADFVHKISICGARISKKKKKFVYESRSSVQLEGAELALYEEVARTPPFLRRVLALVGTRGVGRRTLKNRLIQDQPDRFGAVVPHTSRPPRPLEENGMSYWFVSREEMERDAHAGRFLEYGEHNGHLYGTHLDSIRAVIKEGKMCILDCAPQSLKLLHNSSEFLPYVVMISAPGIEQLRNLTYASNRNLTFDRQSSIRYSSRRARTLESLASLYEEEDMKQTLEDSARIQRQYEKYIDLVLTNSNADTTHARLMDALHSLSTDHQWVPVTWIY; encoded by the exons ATGATGGTGCGACGTAGTGGACGTTACACTGTTAACTGGCGAGGATTTAGAGACTTCGTCAGCAATAAACCTCCCGATGACG AAATACAGGAAGAATCGCAGCCAGAGGAAGATCTGTCAAATCatgaagtaatatttttaaaaagcataGTGGAAAGCCCCGATTTTGCTAGAAAATATGGA GCGATCGATTCGGAAGAGGACTTGATCGTAAAGCCAGTCTCCCTGGATAATGTAAACATAATAAAGTCTCTCAGTGAATATCGTGGCAACAACATACGGACGATCGAACAAGCTGAACTTGCTATATTGTTGTCCCGAGTACACTTTAAG GCACTGATTGATGCTCATGATCAAATTGGGAAAATCTGGCTTGAACGTGGTTCTGGGATTGATGAGAAAACTTTAAAAGAAGAACAGAAAGACGTAGCTGAAAGCCTAGATTTAAGTCCGGACCAAAACGGAGACATGCCAGTGGAGACTGTTAAAGTTGTAGGGCTTAGAAAAGTACCTGGGCAACCATTGGGTTTAACG GTTACAACCGATGAACATGGTCAGTTGATAGTAGCTAGAATCCTAGCTGGCAGTGCTGCAGCAAAGCAAGCACTGCTCAGCGTAGGTGATGTGTTACTGGAGGTGGACGGAGTACAAATAAATACCGAAGACCAGCTGAAGGAAGCTGTTTCTAAGCCAAATGATAGAGTGACACTCAAAGTTGGCCCTAACCTCAAAGAAAAGAATGCTCaattaactaataaattaagT TGTTATATGAGAGCCTTATTTCATTATGATCCTTCTGAAGATACATTATTACCATGTAAGGAGATTGGATTAGAATTTAAGAAAGGTGATATATTACAA GTCTCAGATAGAAGAGATCCAAACTGGTGGCAGGCAAGCCATGTAGAAAAACCTGATGTAGTAGGTTTAGTCCCATCCCCCGAGTTAGAAGAGAGGCGAAAAGCTTATGTGCCACCTGAGGCTGATTTTGTTCACAAAATCAGTATATGTGGAGCAAGA ATATCgaaaaagaagaagaagttCGTGTACGAGTCGCGGTCGAGCGTGCAGCTGGAGGGCGCGGAGCTGGCGCTGTACGAGGAGGTGGCGCGCACGCCGCCCTTCCTGCGCCGCGTGCTCGCGCTCGTGGGCACGCGCGGCGTGGGCCGCCGCACGCTCAAGAACCGCCTCATACAGGACCAGCCCGACCGCTTCGGCGCCGTCGTGCCGC ACACGTCGCGTCCCCCGCGCCCGCTCGAAGAGAACGGCATGTCGTACTGGTTCGTGTCGCGCGAGGAGATGGAGCGCGACGCCCACGCCGGACGCTTCCTCGAATACGGCGAGCACAACGGACACCTGTATGGGACTCATTTAGACTCCATAAGAGCTGTTATTAAAGAAG GTAAAATGTGTATACTGGACTGCGCCCCGCAATCGCTCAAGCTCCTCCACAACAGTAGCGAGTTCCTGCCGTACGTCGTCATGATCTCGGCGCCGGGCATCGAGCAGTTGCGCAACCTCACATACGCCTCCAACCGCAACCTAACG TTCGATCGGCAGAGCTCCATCCGCTACAGCTCGAGGCGCGCGCGCACGCTGGAGTCGCTCGCGTCGCTCTACGAG GAAGAAGACATGAAACAGACTCTCGAAGACAGCGCGCGCATCCAGCGGCAGTACGAGAAGTACATCGACCTGGTGCTCACCAATAGCAACGCGGACACCACGCACGCGCGACTCATGGACGCGCTACACTCGCTGTCCACCGACCACCAGTGGGTGCCCGTCACCTGGATCTACTGA
- the LOC124531349 gene encoding uncharacterized protein LOC124531349 isoform X1, which yields MGDTKNADNPQGDDKDKRVKIQVEGEYEVGEGETGRKKMKRFQLPNLPRWWQAKIIQYAFTHPHVRARLEKHMGSNLVRLTDKTYMTELEERIRAVNEENLNKRISSRVLDEMERLKRLILVGKTPLKECPPELFHHPVFVFWRMVNKEVARAAKKRADAYYRKLKASQKFDQTVDEEAEAEVASEENEQLTPEQLLHKCAEELDELKRADIEKGFRFTDDQFAVLKYETNDVKTLKSLTTVEELYALADKIIGTKRL from the exons ATGGGTGACACAAAAAATGCCGATAACCCTCAGGGCGATGATAAAGACAAGAGAGTTAAAATACAG GTGGAAGGAGAATATGAGGTCGGCGAGGGAGAAACtggaagaaaaaaaatgaaaagatttCAGTTACCTAATTTACCAAGATGGTGGCAGGCAAAAATCATACAATATGC TTTTACTCATCCACATGTCCGGGCCCGCCTCGAGAAGCATATGGGCTCGAATCTCGTTCGGCTTACCGACAAAACCTACATGACTGAATTGGAAGAGAGAATTCGAGCCGTTAACGAGGAAAACCTCAACAAGAGGATCTCCTCCAGAGTG CTTGACGAAATGGAAAGATTGAAACGTCTTATCCTGGTTGGTAAGACACCACTAAAAGAATGTCCACCCGAGCTCTTCCACCATCCTGTGTTTGTATTTTGGCGAATGGTGAATAAGGAAGTTGCAAGAGCCGCAAAGAAACGAGCTGATGCTTACTACAGAAAGTTAAAAGCATCACAAAAATTTGATCAG ACGGTTGACGAAGAAGCCGAAGCGGAAGTCGCAAGTGAAGAAAATGAGCAGTTAACACCAGAACAGTTGCTTCACAAGTGCGCTGAGGAGTTAGACGAACTCAAACGAGCCGATATAGAAAAGGGCTTTCGGTTCACAGACGACCAATTTGCTGTACTCAAATATGAAACCAATGATGTCAAAACACTAAAAAGCCTTACG ACAGTGGAGGAGCTATACGCATTAGCAGATAAAATAATTGGAACAAAACGTCTTTAA
- the LOC124531349 gene encoding uncharacterized protein LOC124531349 isoform X2: protein MQRSSSNASEGSFWTTIELLADRGRRKSTGDCDDSILLIESPRTKSAFSFTHPHVRARLEKHMGSNLVRLTDKTYMTELEERIRAVNEENLNKRISSRVLDEMERLKRLILVGKTPLKECPPELFHHPVFVFWRMVNKEVARAAKKRADAYYRKLKASQKFDQTVDEEAEAEVASEENEQLTPEQLLHKCAEELDELKRADIEKGFRFTDDQFAVLKYETNDVKTLKSLTTVEELYALADKIIGTKRL, encoded by the exons ATGCAGCGGTCGTCGTCGAACGCTTCGGAAGGCTCCTTCTGGACCACCATCGAACTGCTAGCAGATCGCGGCCGGCGCAAATCAACAGGCGACTGTGATGATTCTATATTACTCATCGAATCTCCAAGAACAAAATCAGCGTTCAG TTTTACTCATCCACATGTCCGGGCCCGCCTCGAGAAGCATATGGGCTCGAATCTCGTTCGGCTTACCGACAAAACCTACATGACTGAATTGGAAGAGAGAATTCGAGCCGTTAACGAGGAAAACCTCAACAAGAGGATCTCCTCCAGAGTG CTTGACGAAATGGAAAGATTGAAACGTCTTATCCTGGTTGGTAAGACACCACTAAAAGAATGTCCACCCGAGCTCTTCCACCATCCTGTGTTTGTATTTTGGCGAATGGTGAATAAGGAAGTTGCAAGAGCCGCAAAGAAACGAGCTGATGCTTACTACAGAAAGTTAAAAGCATCACAAAAATTTGATCAG ACGGTTGACGAAGAAGCCGAAGCGGAAGTCGCAAGTGAAGAAAATGAGCAGTTAACACCAGAACAGTTGCTTCACAAGTGCGCTGAGGAGTTAGACGAACTCAAACGAGCCGATATAGAAAAGGGCTTTCGGTTCACAGACGACCAATTTGCTGTACTCAAATATGAAACCAATGATGTCAAAACACTAAAAAGCCTTACG ACAGTGGAGGAGCTATACGCATTAGCAGATAAAATAATTGGAACAAAACGTCTTTAA